In a genomic window of Bradyrhizobium sp. LLZ17:
- a CDS encoding cell wall hydrolase codes for MSVLRTHPKGARFASFGIGLCIFALMPRETGYQDIASLLARQPGVAERWQKQVFSAASSIQLATYSFSRPIGTSAPQSTMIRLASLDGRDVTGSITHNPALQAPARYQASDFPRVDRSMKGDRLATVTPAPASETPAPPARQDPATSNSSVFGAKTAALPQAMSPESAAALDPELQEALRAPPLPQYVNPPKAGDNALSFAAQPLTAPAQPLTAPKQAKIAAPPRDPFSVKTASLFFGSSSLGGNVESIESWQPGAEPLIVMADPDMKVTASLSPSSEDIARDIESGESVAPKGEVNADNQRAKSPAERLALDDKSRAKSEKCLAEAVYFESRGEAVRGQIAVAQVVMNRVFSGKYPDTVCGVVYQNRYRHLACQFTFACDNNPDVIREPEMWERAKKISKAMLDGQIWLPEVGKSTHYHAYWVRPSWVAEMKKMYKFGVHTFYRPRAWGDGGEEPSWGTPAQTAALSAELAQEAKSSAEMGEVVRR; via the coding sequence ATGTCTGTGTTGCGTACCCATCCGAAGGGCGCGCGGTTCGCGTCCTTCGGAATCGGTCTCTGCATCTTCGCATTGATGCCGAGAGAGACCGGCTATCAGGATATTGCATCGTTGCTGGCGCGTCAGCCCGGCGTTGCCGAGCGCTGGCAGAAGCAGGTGTTTTCTGCGGCGTCGTCCATTCAGCTCGCCACCTACAGCTTTTCCCGGCCGATCGGAACCTCGGCTCCGCAGAGCACGATGATCCGCCTTGCGAGCCTCGATGGTCGCGACGTCACCGGCTCTATCACCCACAATCCGGCGCTGCAGGCGCCGGCGCGCTACCAGGCCTCCGATTTCCCAAGGGTCGATCGCTCAATGAAGGGCGATCGCCTCGCCACCGTGACGCCTGCGCCGGCCTCCGAGACGCCCGCGCCACCCGCACGGCAGGATCCGGCGACCTCCAACAGCTCGGTGTTCGGCGCCAAGACGGCCGCGTTGCCGCAAGCCATGTCGCCGGAATCCGCGGCTGCGCTCGATCCCGAGCTCCAGGAGGCGCTTCGCGCGCCGCCATTGCCGCAATATGTCAATCCGCCGAAGGCCGGCGACAACGCGCTGTCCTTTGCGGCCCAGCCGCTCACTGCGCCGGCCCAGCCGCTCACTGCGCCGAAGCAGGCCAAGATCGCCGCGCCGCCGCGCGATCCCTTCAGCGTGAAGACTGCGAGCCTGTTCTTCGGCAGCTCCTCGCTCGGTGGCAATGTCGAGAGCATCGAGAGCTGGCAGCCGGGCGCCGAGCCGCTGATCGTGATGGCCGACCCCGACATGAAGGTGACGGCCTCGCTGTCTCCGTCGTCCGAGGACATTGCCAGGGACATCGAAAGCGGCGAGAGCGTCGCGCCCAAGGGCGAGGTCAATGCCGACAACCAGCGCGCCAAATCGCCGGCGGAACGGCTGGCGCTGGACGACAAGTCACGTGCGAAATCCGAGAAGTGTCTCGCCGAGGCGGTCTACTTCGAATCCCGCGGCGAGGCCGTGCGCGGCCAGATCGCGGTGGCGCAAGTGGTGATGAACCGCGTGTTCTCCGGCAAATATCCCGACACTGTGTGCGGTGTGGTCTATCAGAACAGATACCGCCACCTGGCCTGCCAGTTCACCTTCGCGTGCGACAACAATCCCGACGTGATCCGTGAGCCCGAGATGTGGGAGCGCGCCAAGAAGATCTCGAAGGCGATGCTCGACGGCCAGATCTGGCTGCCCGAAGTCGGCAAGTCCACGCACTACCATGCCTATTGGGTCCGCCCGTCCTGGGTCGCCGAGATGAAGAAGATGTACAAATTCGGCGTGCACACCTTCTACCGGCCGCGCGCCTGGGGCGATGGCGGGGAGGAGCCGAGCTGGGGCACCCCGGCCCAGACCGCCGCACTCTCGGCCGAACTCGCCCAGGAGGCCAAGAGCTCGGCCGAGATGGGCGAAGTGGTGCGGCGTTAG
- a CDS encoding S49 family peptidase, with the protein MAEQLNDRSNSGFADKLMQYVPARFRPGTAVVPVVRLSGVIGAVTPLRPGMTLAGVARVLERAFSVRNAKAVALVINSPGGSPVQSRQIYLRIKQLAAEKKLKVLVFVEDVAASGGYMIACAGDEIFCDPSSILGSIGVVGGSFGFQEAIKRLGIERRLYTAGAHKAMLDPFLPENPDDVAKLKALQREIHQIFIALVKESRGARLTGADDTLFTGEYWAGESSIGLGLADGIGDLRSTLRARYGEKVLTPVIAQPTGLLSGLLGRKSPGAGQLSVMESMAGLPDDLISAVETRAIWAKFGF; encoded by the coding sequence ATGGCCGAACAATTGAACGATCGCAGTAACTCCGGCTTTGCCGACAAACTGATGCAATATGTGCCGGCGCGCTTCCGCCCGGGCACGGCGGTGGTGCCTGTGGTGCGGCTGTCAGGCGTGATCGGGGCCGTGACGCCATTGCGCCCAGGCATGACGCTTGCGGGCGTCGCGCGGGTGCTGGAGCGAGCGTTCTCCGTCCGTAACGCCAAGGCGGTGGCTCTGGTGATCAATTCGCCGGGCGGCTCGCCGGTGCAGTCGCGCCAGATCTATCTGCGCATCAAGCAGCTCGCGGCGGAGAAGAAGTTGAAGGTTTTGGTGTTCGTCGAGGACGTCGCGGCCTCCGGCGGCTACATGATCGCCTGCGCGGGCGACGAGATCTTTTGCGATCCATCCTCGATTCTCGGCTCGATCGGCGTCGTCGGCGGCAGCTTTGGTTTCCAGGAAGCGATCAAGCGTCTCGGCATCGAGCGGCGCCTCTATACGGCCGGCGCACACAAGGCGATGCTCGATCCGTTCCTTCCCGAAAATCCCGACGACGTCGCGAAGCTGAAGGCGCTCCAGCGCGAGATCCACCAGATCTTCATCGCGCTGGTGAAGGAGAGCCGCGGCGCGCGGCTCACGGGCGCGGACGACACCCTGTTCACCGGCGAGTACTGGGCGGGCGAGAGCTCAATCGGGCTGGGGCTCGCCGACGGCATCGGCGATCTCCGCTCAACTCTTCGTGCCCGCTATGGCGAGAAGGTTCTCACCCCTGTGATCGCCCAGCCAACCGGGCTGCTCAGCGGTCTTCTGGGGCGGAAATCGCCCGGCGCGGGCCAGCTTTCGGTCATGGAATCAATGGCAGGCTTGCCGGACGATCTGATTTCGGCGGTCGAGACCCGTGCGATCTGGGCGAAATTCGGGTTCTAG
- a CDS encoding DUF2007 domain-containing protein, with translation MRELVRTNDIVLVSAIGALLDGANIHHLVLDQNMSIIEGSLGILPRRILVHEDDALEARQLLTDAGLNHELRGDD, from the coding sequence TTGCGAGAACTGGTTCGGACCAACGATATCGTGCTGGTATCAGCCATAGGCGCACTGCTCGACGGCGCCAACATCCATCATCTGGTGCTGGACCAGAACATGAGCATCATCGAGGGCTCGCTCGGCATTTTGCCGCGCCGGATCCTGGTTCACGAGGATGACGCGCTTGAGGCGCGGCAGCTCCTGACCGACGCCGGGCTCAACCACGAACTGCGCGGCGATGATTGA
- a CDS encoding glycine--tRNA ligase subunit alpha → MDASLPAHMRPERSFQGFILALQRFWAEQGCVILQPYDMEMGAGTFHPATTLRALGPKPWNAAYVQPSRRPKDGRYGENPNRMQHYYQFQVIMKPSPPNLQELYLKSLAAIGIDSAVHDIRFVEDDWESPTLGAWGLGWECWCDGMEVSQFTYFQQVAGVECAPVAGELTYGLERLATYVQGVDRVYDLNFNGRDGDAKVTYGDVFLQAEREYSKHNFEVADTAMLFEQFKMAEAACKKYLDAGWKDGKREAHLMALPAYDQCIKASHVFNLLDARGVISVTERQSYILRVRDLAKACGDAWVHTEAGGAA, encoded by the coding sequence ATGGACGCCTCATTGCCCGCCCATATGCGCCCGGAACGCTCGTTCCAAGGCTTTATCCTCGCGCTCCAGCGGTTCTGGGCCGAGCAGGGCTGCGTGATCCTGCAGCCCTACGACATGGAGATGGGCGCGGGCACCTTCCATCCGGCGACCACGCTGCGCGCGCTCGGGCCGAAGCCCTGGAATGCCGCCTATGTGCAGCCCTCGCGCCGGCCCAAGGATGGCCGCTACGGCGAGAACCCGAACCGGATGCAGCACTACTACCAGTTTCAGGTGATCATGAAGCCGTCGCCGCCGAACCTTCAGGAGCTGTACCTGAAGTCGCTCGCCGCCATCGGCATCGATTCCGCCGTGCACGACATCCGCTTCGTCGAGGACGATTGGGAGAGCCCGACGCTGGGCGCCTGGGGCCTGGGCTGGGAATGCTGGTGCGACGGCATGGAAGTGAGCCAGTTCACTTATTTCCAGCAGGTTGCGGGTGTCGAATGCGCGCCGGTCGCGGGCGAGCTTACTTACGGGCTCGAGCGTCTCGCGACGTATGTGCAGGGCGTCGACCGCGTCTACGATCTCAACTTCAACGGCCGCGACGGTGACGCCAAGGTCACCTATGGCGATGTGTTCCTGCAAGCCGAGCGGGAATATTCGAAGCACAATTTCGAAGTCGCCGACACCGCCATGCTATTCGAGCAGTTCAAGATGGCGGAAGCCGCCTGCAAGAAATATCTCGATGCAGGTTGGAAGGACGGCAAGCGCGAGGCGCACCTGATGGCGCTGCCGGCCTATGACCAGTGCATCAAGGCGAGCCACGTCTTCAACCTGCTCGATGCGCGTGGCGTGATCTCGGTGACTGAGCGGCAGAGCTACATTCTTCGCGTGCGCGACCTGGCCAAGGCTTGCGGCGACGCCTGGGTGCACACCGAAGCCGGTGGAGCGGCCTGA
- a CDS encoding DUF3096 domain-containing protein — MHLTIAHISPILSLIAGVLILIMPRLLNLIVAIFLIINGAIGLGLLRWLHL; from the coding sequence ATGCACCTCACCATCGCCCACATCTCGCCGATCCTGTCGCTGATTGCGGGCGTGCTCATCTTGATCATGCCGCGGCTCCTCAATCTGATCGTCGCGATCTTTCTCATCATAAATGGTGCGATCGGGCTCGGATTGTTGAGGTGGCTCCATCTCTAG
- a CDS encoding tRNA1(Val) (adenine(37)-N6)-methyltransferase produces MIEAALEITEDAFLGGQLLLKQKRSGHRAGHDAILLAAATEAQAGDRVVDFGAGVGAAGLALARRVSGIRLSLVEIDPELAELARENAAANAIDAETIVFDVTAGAQDFAAHGLVPDSVDRVLMNPPFNDPARHRGSPDQARQIAHVATGETLDGWVHAARRILRSNGALTLIWRADGIAEVLAALSRGFGSLSILPVHGEAASPAIRVLVRAVKGGRAPTRLLPGFVLNDESRMPKKEVTNILEGRAVLALAEP; encoded by the coding sequence ATGATTGAGGCCGCTCTCGAGATCACCGAGGATGCCTTTCTCGGCGGGCAATTGCTGTTGAAGCAGAAGCGCTCCGGCCACCGTGCCGGTCACGACGCCATCTTGCTTGCGGCAGCGACCGAAGCCCAGGCTGGTGACCGTGTGGTCGATTTCGGTGCCGGCGTCGGCGCGGCCGGGCTGGCACTGGCCCGGCGCGTGAGCGGGATCAGGCTGAGCCTGGTCGAGATCGATCCGGAGCTGGCGGAACTTGCGCGCGAAAATGCGGCGGCGAATGCGATTGATGCGGAGACGATCGTGTTCGATGTCACCGCCGGCGCGCAGGATTTTGCGGCACATGGGCTCGTCCCCGACAGCGTCGATCGCGTGCTGATGAACCCGCCCTTCAACGATCCCGCGCGGCATCGCGGCTCGCCCGATCAGGCGCGGCAGATCGCGCATGTCGCAACGGGCGAGACGCTTGATGGCTGGGTGCATGCAGCCCGGCGCATCCTGCGATCGAACGGCGCACTGACCTTGATCTGGCGCGCGGATGGGATAGCAGAGGTTTTGGCAGCGCTGTCGCGCGGCTTCGGCAGCCTGTCGATCCTGCCGGTTCATGGCGAGGCGGCAAGCCCTGCAATCCGCGTGCTGGTGCGTGCCGTCAAAGGCGGTCGGGCGCCGACTCGGCTGTTGCCGGGCTTTGTGCTCAATGATGAGTCACGAATGCCTAAAAAAGAGGTGACTAATATTCTGGAAGGGAGGGCGGTCTTGGCGCTGGCAGAGCCGTGA
- a CDS encoding DUF1236 domain-containing protein, which yields MRNRILALAALAAAIGSPVAAQAQTDITVGRAPVVVDSGPTIAVEQRPAFRDYVVEQRVPAFSIPGRVVVGATLPETGVTYYDVPQRFGATTYRYTVVNGETVLVEPRSRRIVELID from the coding sequence ATGCGGAACAGGATTCTTGCTCTTGCCGCGCTCGCAGCCGCGATCGGCTCGCCGGTCGCAGCGCAGGCGCAAACCGATATCACGGTGGGGCGCGCGCCCGTCGTGGTCGATAGCGGCCCGACCATCGCGGTCGAACAGCGGCCGGCGTTCCGCGACTATGTCGTCGAACAACGTGTGCCGGCTTTCAGCATTCCGGGTCGCGTGGTGGTCGGTGCCACCTTACCTGAGACCGGCGTCACGTATTACGACGTGCCGCAACGTTTCGGCGCCACCACTTACCGCTACACCGTCGTCAACGGCGAGACCGTGCTGGTCGAGCCGCGCTCGCGGCGCATCGTGGAACTCATCGACTAG
- the ppdK gene encoding pyruvate, phosphate dikinase has product MAKAASKPKKMPAKSKSSVKTKAAPAARKALPKSASKPVAKPASKAATKPAAPKVAAKAAPIKPASAKAAPAAVKAGKWVYTFGDGKAEGKAEMRDLLGGKGANLAEMANLGLPVPPGFTIPTSVCTYFYAHDKSYPKELQSQVEKALDYVGKLTGKVFGDTKNPLLVSVRSGGRASMPGMMDTVLNLGLNDDTVEALAELSGDRRFAYDSYRRFITMYSDVVLGFEHHHFEEILDTFKDSQGYTLDTDLSAEDWVELVGKYKDAVARETGKDFPQDPHDQLWGAIGAVFSSWMNARAVTYRKLHDIPESWGTAVNVQAMVFGNMGETSATGVAFTRNPSTGESKLYGEFLINAQGEDVVAGIRTPQDITEDARKESGSDKASMESAMPEAFKELTRIYTLLEKHYRDMQDMEFTVEQGKLWMLQTRGGKRTAKAALRIAIEFAKEGLITKKEAVTRIDPASLDQLLHPTIDPNAKRDVIATGLPASPGAASGEIVFSSDEAAKLQSDGRKVILVRIETSPEDIHGMHAAEGILTTRGGMTSHAAVVARGMGKPCVSGCGTIRVDYGRGTMSIGSRTFKAGDVITIDGSLGQVLAGRMPMIEPELSGEFGTLMNWADQVRKIGVRVNADTPEDARTAIKFGAEGIGLCRTEHMFFEETRIRTVREMILSEDEQSRRAALAKLLPMQRADFVELFEIMKGLPVTIRLLDPPLHEFLPHTHAEVEEVARAMNTDPRRLADRARELSEFNPMLGFRGCRIAIAYPEIAEMQARAIFEAAVEAEKRTGKVVGLEVMVPLIATKAELDLVKARIDATAKAVMRDTNTKLSYQVGTMIELPRACLLAAEIAESAEFFSFGTNDLTQTTYGISRDDAASFLGTYVSKGILPIDPFVALDQEGVGELVKIGVARGRKTRPSLKVGICGEHGGDPASVAFCHTIGLDYVSCSPYRVPIARLAAAQAALGKAIASQA; this is encoded by the coding sequence ATGGCCAAAGCCGCCTCGAAGCCTAAGAAAATGCCAGCGAAATCAAAGTCTTCGGTCAAGACGAAGGCCGCGCCGGCAGCCCGCAAGGCGCTGCCCAAGAGCGCCTCGAAGCCTGTTGCCAAGCCCGCCTCGAAGGCTGCGACCAAGCCGGCAGCGCCGAAGGTTGCCGCCAAAGCCGCACCGATCAAGCCAGCATCGGCCAAGGCGGCGCCCGCTGCGGTCAAGGCCGGCAAGTGGGTCTACACGTTCGGCGACGGCAAGGCCGAGGGCAAAGCGGAGATGCGCGACCTGCTCGGCGGCAAGGGCGCCAATCTCGCCGAGATGGCCAATCTCGGCCTGCCGGTGCCTCCCGGCTTCACGATCCCGACGTCGGTCTGCACCTACTTCTACGCGCACGACAAATCCTATCCGAAGGAGCTGCAGTCGCAGGTTGAGAAGGCGCTCGACTATGTCGGCAAGTTGACCGGCAAGGTGTTCGGCGACACCAAGAACCCGCTGCTGGTCTCGGTGCGATCCGGCGGCCGCGCCTCGATGCCGGGCATGATGGACACCGTGCTCAATCTCGGCCTTAACGACGACACGGTGGAAGCGCTGGCGGAGCTGTCGGGCGACCGGCGCTTTGCCTATGACAGCTATCGCCGCTTCATCACCATGTATTCCGACGTGGTGCTCGGCTTCGAGCATCATCACTTCGAGGAAATCCTCGACACCTTCAAGGACAGCCAGGGTTACACGCTCGACACCGATCTGTCGGCCGAGGACTGGGTCGAACTGGTCGGCAAATACAAAGACGCCGTCGCGCGCGAGACGGGCAAGGACTTCCCGCAGGATCCGCACGACCAGCTCTGGGGCGCCATCGGTGCGGTGTTTTCATCCTGGATGAACGCGCGCGCGGTGACCTACCGCAAGCTGCACGACATTCCGGAATCCTGGGGCACCGCGGTCAACGTGCAGGCCATGGTGTTCGGCAACATGGGCGAGACGTCGGCGACCGGCGTCGCCTTCACGCGCAACCCCTCGACCGGCGAAAGCAAGCTCTACGGCGAGTTCCTGATCAACGCGCAAGGTGAGGACGTGGTGGCGGGCATCCGCACGCCGCAGGACATCACCGAGGATGCGCGAAAGGAATCCGGCTCCGACAAGGCCTCGATGGAATCGGCGATGCCGGAGGCCTTCAAGGAGCTGACGCGAATCTACACGCTGCTCGAGAAGCACTACCGTGACATGCAGGACATGGAGTTCACGGTTGAGCAGGGCAAGCTCTGGATGCTCCAGACCCGCGGCGGAAAACGCACCGCCAAGGCAGCGCTGCGCATCGCGATCGAGTTCGCCAAGGAAGGTCTGATCACCAAGAAGGAAGCGGTGACGCGGATCGACCCGGCCTCGCTCGATCAGCTGCTGCATCCGACCATCGATCCCAACGCCAAGCGCGACGTGATCGCAACCGGCCTGCCGGCCTCGCCGGGCGCTGCCTCCGGCGAGATCGTGTTCTCCTCGGATGAAGCGGCCAAGCTTCAGAGCGACGGGCGCAAGGTCATTCTGGTCCGCATCGAGACCAGCCCGGAAGACATCCACGGCATGCACGCGGCCGAAGGCATCCTGACCACGCGCGGCGGCATGACCTCGCACGCCGCCGTGGTCGCGCGCGGCATGGGCAAGCCCTGCGTCTCCGGCTGCGGCACGATCCGCGTCGATTACGGCCGCGGCACCATGAGCATCGGCTCGCGCACCTTCAAGGCCGGTGACGTCATCACGATCGACGGCTCGCTCGGCCAGGTGCTCGCGGGCCGCATGCCGATGATCGAGCCGGAGCTCTCCGGCGAGTTCGGGACGCTGATGAACTGGGCCGATCAGGTCCGCAAGATCGGCGTTCGCGTCAACGCGGATACGCCGGAGGACGCCCGCACCGCGATCAAGTTCGGCGCGGAAGGCATCGGTCTCTGCCGTACCGAGCACATGTTCTTCGAAGAGACGCGCATCCGCACCGTGCGCGAGATGATCCTCTCCGAGGACGAGCAGTCGCGCCGCGCGGCCCTGGCAAAGCTGCTGCCGATGCAGCGCGCCGACTTCGTCGAGCTGTTCGAGATCATGAAGGGCCTGCCCGTCACGATCCGGCTGCTTGATCCGCCGCTGCACGAATTCCTGCCGCACACCCACGCCGAGGTCGAGGAAGTGGCCCGCGCCATGAACACCGATCCGCGGCGCCTCGCCGACCGCGCGCGCGAGCTGTCGGAGTTCAATCCGATGCTCGGCTTCCGCGGCTGCCGTATCGCGATCGCCTATCCGGAGATCGCCGAGATGCAGGCGCGGGCGATTTTTGAGGCTGCGGTCGAAGCCGAGAAGCGCACCGGCAAGGTCGTCGGCCTCGAGGTGATGGTGCCGCTGATCGCGACCAAGGCCGAGCTCGACCTGGTCAAGGCGCGCATCGATGCCACCGCGAAGGCGGTGATGCGCGACACCAACACCAAGCTCAGCTATCAGGTCGGCACCATGATCGAGCTGCCGCGCGCGTGCCTGCTCGCGGCCGAGATCGCCGAGAGCGCCGAGTTCTTCTCGTTCGGCACCAACGATTTGACGCAGACCACCTACGGCATCAGCCGCGACGATGCCGCGAGCTTCCTCGGAACCTACGTGTCCAAGGGCATCCTGCCGATCGATCCCTTCGTCGCGCTCGACCAGGAGGGCGTCGGCGAGCTCGTCAAGATCGGCGTCGCGCGCGGCCGCAAGACGCGCCCTTCGCTCAAGGTCGGCATCTGCGGCGAGCATGGCGGCGATCCCGCCTCCGTCGCCTTCTGCCACACGATCGGGCTCGACTACGTCTCCTGCTCGCCCTACCGCGTGCCGATCGCCCGCCTCGCCGCCGCGCAAGCCGCGCTCGGCAAGGCGATCGCAAGCCAAGCGTAA
- the glyS gene encoding glycine--tRNA ligase subunit beta, which translates to MPELLLELFSEEIPARMQAKAADDLRRMVTDKLVAEGLVYEGAKAFATPRRLALTVHGIPARQPDLKTERRGPKIGAADAAVQGFLKATGLQSLDEAKIQRDPKGDFYIALIEKPGRPAIEVIAEILPVIIRTFPWPKSMRWGARSGKPGSLNWVRPLHAITATFGLETEDPDVVKFSVDGIEAGQTTYGHRFMAPAAISVRRFEDYEAKLKAGKVILDPQTRKDIILADAKELAFAQGLELVEDQVLLDEVSGLVEWPVVMMGSFEKEYLAIPDEVIRATIRNNQKCFVVRDAKTGKLTNKFVLTANIEAPDGGNTIVAGNERVIRPRLSDAKFFYETDLKTKLEDRLPKFEQIVFHEKLGTQAERIRRIERLAAEIAPLVGADVAKATRAAHLAKADLLTEVVGEFPEVQGLMGKYYALAQGEDASVAAACEEHYKPQGPADRVPTDPVSVAVALADKIDALVGFWAIDEKPTGSKDPYALRRAALGVIRLIAENTLRLSLMKLAASALSGLSVKPTDAQKIPSDLLAFFADRLKVQLREQGARHDLVDAVFALGGQDDLLMIVRRVEALGKFLESDDGKNLLAGIKRASNILGIEEKKDKRSFDGAPDAALYSLGEEKALAKAIGEVKAEASAAVAKEDFAAAMSAMAKLRPPVDAFFEKVRVNDEDAKVRENRLKLLNEIRSATRAVADFSKIQD; encoded by the coding sequence ATGCCCGAATTGTTGCTCGAACTGTTCTCGGAAGAAATCCCCGCGCGCATGCAGGCCAAGGCGGCCGACGATCTGCGCCGCATGGTCACCGACAAGCTCGTTGCCGAAGGCCTCGTCTATGAAGGCGCCAAGGCCTTCGCGACGCCGCGCCGCCTGGCACTCACCGTGCACGGCATTCCCGCGCGCCAGCCTGATCTGAAGACCGAACGCCGTGGACCGAAGATCGGCGCCGCGGATGCGGCCGTGCAGGGCTTCCTGAAAGCGACGGGTTTGCAGTCGCTCGACGAAGCCAAGATCCAGCGCGATCCGAAGGGCGATTTCTACATCGCGCTGATCGAGAAGCCCGGCCGCCCGGCGATCGAGGTGATCGCCGAGATCCTTCCCGTGATCATCCGCACCTTTCCCTGGCCGAAATCGATGCGCTGGGGCGCACGCTCCGGCAAGCCGGGCTCGCTGAATTGGGTGCGCCCGCTGCACGCGATCACCGCCACCTTCGGCCTGGAAACCGAAGACCCCGATGTCGTGAAATTTTCGGTGGACGGCATCGAGGCCGGCCAGACTACCTATGGCCATCGCTTCATGGCACCTGCGGCGATTTCTGTGCGTCGCTTCGAAGACTACGAAGCCAAGCTGAAGGCCGGCAAGGTCATTCTCGATCCGCAGACGCGCAAGGACATCATCCTCGCCGACGCCAAGGAGCTGGCGTTTGCGCAGGGTCTTGAGCTGGTCGAGGATCAGGTGCTGCTCGACGAGGTCTCGGGTCTCGTCGAATGGCCGGTGGTCATGATGGGGTCGTTCGAGAAAGAATATCTCGCGATCCCCGACGAGGTCATCCGCGCCACCATCCGCAACAACCAGAAGTGCTTCGTCGTCAGGGATGCCAAGACGGGCAAGCTGACCAACAAATTCGTCCTCACCGCCAACATCGAGGCGCCCGACGGCGGCAACACCATCGTCGCCGGCAACGAACGCGTGATCCGCCCGCGCCTCTCGGATGCGAAATTCTTCTACGAGACGGATCTGAAGACGAAGCTGGAAGATCGGCTGCCGAAGTTCGAGCAGATCGTGTTCCACGAGAAGCTGGGCACGCAGGCCGAGCGGATCAGGCGCATCGAGCGTCTCGCCGCCGAGATCGCGCCGCTGGTCGGCGCCGATGTCGCCAAAGCGACGCGTGCCGCGCATCTCGCCAAGGCGGATTTGCTGACCGAAGTCGTTGGCGAATTTCCGGAAGTGCAGGGGCTGATGGGCAAGTACTACGCGCTGGCCCAGGGCGAGGACGCTTCCGTCGCCGCGGCCTGCGAGGAGCACTACAAGCCGCAAGGGCCTGCGGATCGCGTGCCGACCGACCCCGTCAGCGTGGCGGTCGCGCTCGCCGACAAGATCGACGCGCTTGTCGGCTTCTGGGCAATTGATGAAAAACCGACGGGAAGCAAGGACCCGTATGCGTTGCGTCGCGCGGCGCTGGGTGTGATCCGGTTGATCGCCGAGAACACGCTTCGGCTGTCGCTCATGAAATTAGCTGCTTCGGCGCTCTCGGGTTTGTCAGTCAAGCCTACCGATGCGCAGAAGATTCCGAGCGATCTGCTCGCCTTTTTCGCCGACCGTCTCAAGGTCCAGCTCCGCGAGCAGGGTGCTCGGCACGATCTTGTCGACGCCGTGTTCGCACTCGGCGGTCAGGACGATCTCTTGATGATCGTCCGCCGCGTCGAGGCGCTCGGAAAATTCCTCGAGAGCGACGATGGCAAGAACCTGCTCGCCGGCATCAAGCGCGCCAGCAATATCCTTGGTATCGAGGAGAAAAAGGACAAGCGCAGCTTCGATGGCGCGCCGGATGCTGCACTTTACAGCCTCGGCGAGGAGAAGGCGCTGGCGAAGGCAATCGGAGAGGTGAAGGCGGAAGCCAGTGCCGCTGTGGCCAAAGAAGACTTCGCCGCCGCGATGAGCGCGATGGCAAAACTGCGCCCGCCGGTCGATGCGTTCTTCGAGAAGGTTCGCGTCAACGACGAGGATGCGAAGGTGCGCGAGAACCGCCTGAAGCTGCTCAATGAGATCCGCAGCGCCACGCGTGCGGTGGCGGACTTCTCGAAGATCCAGGACTGA
- a CDS encoding winged helix-turn-helix transcriptional regulator → MQPKSPSILECPVGRAVETVGEWWSILILRDAFQGSTRFDEFERNLSIAPNILSRRLAHLTKTGMFVRRRYHERPPRYEYVLTDKARDFFPVIATLLAWGNKHLAPKGEAILLANRDDRRPLDPVVVNAADMQPITLGNAVVIAGPGASRLMRRRLTSLKAMNPAVAPAGD, encoded by the coding sequence ATGCAGCCTAAATCGCCCTCCATCCTGGAATGCCCGGTCGGCCGTGCCGTGGAGACTGTGGGGGAGTGGTGGAGCATCCTGATCCTTCGGGATGCGTTCCAGGGCTCGACCCGGTTTGACGAGTTCGAGCGCAATCTGTCCATCGCGCCGAACATCCTGTCGCGACGTCTCGCCCATCTCACCAAGACCGGGATGTTCGTCCGCCGCCGCTATCATGAACGGCCGCCGCGTTACGAATATGTGCTGACGGACAAGGCGCGGGATTTCTTCCCGGTGATTGCCACGCTGCTCGCCTGGGGCAACAAGCATCTCGCGCCAAAGGGCGAAGCGATCCTGCTGGCGAACCGGGACGATCGTCGTCCGCTTGATCCCGTCGTGGTCAACGCCGCCGACATGCAACCGATCACGCTCGGCAATGCGGTGGTGATCGCAGGGCCCGGCGCGAGCCGCTTGATGCGGCGGCGGCTCACCTCGCTCAAGGCCATGAACCCGGCGGTCGCGCCGGCTGGAGACTGA